ACCAATGTTTCTTAGTCTCATCTGAGAATCAGATCCAAGATCTTAGAATTTGGATGGAGAGTGGGAAAGAAGCTGGGCTCTGGCATCAGCTGGACTGAGCCTGGTACACTCAAGGCTCAGCAAGGCCTCATCCTGAATGAGTGGGATCTCAAAGGAGCAGGGAGCTAGGCAGCTGGGGCTGGCATCTCATGATCTGTGCAGttgtcctctttcttttctttttcttttttgtcagtcctgtggcttgaactcagggcctgggcactgttcctgagctccttttgctcaaggctagcattctaccacttgagagtcATAATGCACCTTCAactttttctctaatttattggagataagagtctcatggacttctctgctggggctctcagcctcctaagtagctaggatgacaggcctctAATGCACATTCTTGTGAGCCATCTTTTGGTGTTTCTGAGTGGGGAATGGCAGAAGAAATCTTGAAACACCTGAAATTATGGTGTTCAAAGGAAGTCATCTCCTAGAAGGGACAATTTATTTGGGCTAGCAAGGTCATGAGAAGGAGCACCACTGGGTGGCAGTATGAACGCAGCCGACTGAAGAGGACATTGAAGAGCGAGCAGGAGCTGACCAGGCAGGAGACAGAATAAGGAGATAGGACTAGAGGGACCCACAGGGTCTGAAGCAGGGGAAACAGGAGCATACACCAGTGTTTGCAGCATGCAAGCGAGAAATACAAACTTATCAGACTCACAAAAGATGGTTGGATCTTTGGATGGGACGTTTTGGTTTAACACAGAACTCCCTAGTCACTGAACCCTGTAGGGAATGCTTTAAGAGGTCACAAACAATGCTCTAATATGGACCGGCATGGGGGTAGAAAACCATGATGGAGCACCTAAAGGCTGAAGGTTGCTAACAAGTTGGCAGGTCACCCACACCTAGAGAGGAAGTGGGGAAAGGGTATATAGATAGGGCCTTGATTCCAAACCATTACTTACTCAGCAGTGAGGACTAGGGTACATTGTAACGTCTCAGTTTACTTATCTGAAAGACAGGGTGTTAATAAGTTGTATTTATAATTATAAGATAAAGCTGGAGGTGGTCGCTGGTGgctctgggcaccggtggctcacgcctgtcatcttagctacccgggaggctgagatctgaggattatggttcaaagacagctgggtaggaaagtgtgtgtgactcttacctccaatgaaaccaccagaaaaccagaagtggctatgaggctcaaagtggtagagcggtagcgaaaaagcttagggacagggcccagaccctgaatttcaAGCCTAAAAAGTAACGTGCAAGCTAGAAATTGCTGAGAGCGTCTACCCCATAGTATGTGTTTAGTAGAGGAGTCATGGTGAGCAGGAAGTGGTATAATATTGGGGTTGACATCCTGGGATTTGATGCCATAAAACCCCTCAAAATTGTAGCTCTGCCATGGGAAACTGTGTAGTTCCTGTGTCTTTGTAGTAATAGGGCACAGGCCATTGCTACTGCTGAACTAGCACCCCAAAATGTCGGTCCCATGCAAGACTCTGCAGGTACCCGAGGCCTCAAAGCAAGTACCTAGCCTCTGCCTTACTCAGAAGCAGCTGGCAGGCCCAACCCTGAAGCCTGGCTTCCCTTCAGGGCAGTTCCAGAGAAGTCAATCTTCCCCTGAAAGAATTTCTCATCTtaacccccaatttttttttctttcctgtttcatgGGGTTTTCCTTTCAGGTCTCCTTAGTCTTCTGCTCCATGCTGGGGTCGGGCATGCTGAGCTTTGTCTGCCCTAGGAAAACCCCAGACACTACATTGTTCAGGCCTCTGGACATTCCCAGGGGTTTGTCATCCTTGTTCTAGATTTTGCAAtctgcgtttgtttgtttgttaaaccTGGGAACATACCATGGGTGGGTATGGAGGTAGGGAAGGGAGGGACTCTGATGACTCTAGATGTCATCTTCTTCTGTTCTTCCAGCCCACAAGTTTGGAGGAGGCTCCCATTAGTCCTACAGTCCTTCAAAAATACACCCTGGTGAGACTAGTGAGTTAGAGGAAGGTAGACGGGGTTAGGGTTGGAATGTACACTCCTAATTCAGGGCTAGGATTAAGCTCATTTCCTACCAAGTTAATTCATTCCCTGgggtctttcctcctcctctgtgccagtactggggcttgtactcaaggtctaggcactgttccttagcttttgaactcaaggcttgagctgtacctccatttctggctttttgctagttcattggcgataagagtctcatggaagggctggggatatggcttagccaTACagcgcttgcctaacatgcacgaagccctgggttccattcctcagcaccacatacatagaaaaagtcagaagtggcgctgtggctcaagtggtagagtgctagccttgaggaaaaagaagccaggggcagtgctcaggccccgagttcaagccccaggactggcaaaacaaaacaaaaaagtctcctggacttttctgtctcagctaggtttgaaccatgatcctcagatctcaaactcctggatagggttacaggtgtgggccagaGGACTCTGGCGAGCCTATCCTCTTGTCTGCTGAAGTTGCTGAAGTTGGAGCAAAAATTGGGCTGGgctgtagttcagtggtaaagtgtttggagggagagggggagaggggagggggggagagagagagggggagggaggaggagggaagagatagAGAGGTAGAGCCAGCCTCGACTTCCCCCCCAAATCTGGTCTTCCCAGTCGGTCCCTTAGGCCCACCCCctcacggggaggggggggcggagtACGTCAGTCCCGAGCCCGCGCGCTGCCATTGGCTCGCCTGGGccgtccaggccccgccccctgtgtcGCTATTGGTCAGTTGGCGGCGCCCCTCCCACTTTTCCTGGAAAGTTCTTGGAACTCGGTCAACGTGGTTTCCTCCGCGAGCGCGGAGCTCCCGGCGCTCGGCGGCGGCGCCCCGGCGGGGTCCGCCCTCCTTCCCCTGTGCGGGGCCCGGTGCGtggcccccgccctcccctcctctctcggTTCTAGGAAGACGCCGCTTCCGGGAAGGGCTGGGACGCGGCGGACCCACAAGATTAGGCGGTGCTGGCCCCGCCCTCCGCCGGGCCGCGCCTCCTCCCGGGCCGCCCGGGGcctccgcgcccgcccgcccgggccgcAGTCCGGCTCCGCCACCGCGCGCTCCGCCAGCCCCGGCTTGCtccgccggccccgcgctccgccgaccccggccccggccccgcgctcctCCGCCCCGCGGCTCCtccgccggccccggccccaccggccccgcgctccgccaACCCCGCGGCTCCtccgccggccccggccccaccGGCCCCGCTCAGCCAAGCCCAGGCTCCGGAGCTGCCGCTCAGGACATGGTTCTCTGCGTACCGGGGTGAGTGCGCCCTCTGCGCCCCCTGATCCAACTTCCGATCCCCGAtccccacccgccccccacccGTCCCCCTGCAAAAGAACACAGGCCTGGGACTGGGGCTGAGCTTGCCGGGCTCTTTGGCAGGGACTTGGTGGGCTCCGTCCACCCCTCTCCCGGCTCCCTGCCAACGTTAACTGTGGCGAGGGAAACTGAGGGCTGGCAGGTGGGCCCCCTCTCCATCCCCACCCCTAGAGCGCATCAGAGCTGGGGCCCCGCGGGCAACAGACTTCCAGAGCGCGCCCCTACCCTATAGGCCTGACCTTGGGGCTGcccccttgccctctctctcGGTCCCTCCACGTGTCCGCTCCTCCAGCCCCGGCTCTCCTTCAGAAGCCAGCTTGAAATCGTTTGACTCTTTCCCCCAGGCTGGCTGGCACCTGGTACTCAGCGGTTCTTGGAGCAGTACCCCTTAGCACTGGCCTCACTTCCACCCAGGGGATTCTCCCCTATCTGGGGTCCTAGTGTGATTCAGGACCTTGGCCCCTGCCTCCTTTCTCCAAGTTTCCCAATAGCTTGGAATGGGGGACAGTGGTGGGAGTCGTGTACTGTGAAGACAAAGTCTTGGCCTCGGCTGACGTTCTGGTTCACTTGTTCACCCTGTGCTCTCCACTGATCAGCTAGGAGTTCAGAAGACTCCAGAGAGATGGGAGAGGGGTGTAAGTGGTTATTCTCAACCCAAGAAGAGCCGGGTGGCCCAGTGGTAGTGGTTATCAGAATTGTTCAGGGCAGGAGGCCAACTGAGGGAGAGTTGAAGGTAGGACCAGGTTCAAGTACTCCTTGATCTGATCCCGAGCAGTCCTTTTTTAGTCCGGGGGAAAAGGATGTGGAGGTGCTGAGAAGACCTCTTCTCTCTGATTGTCTCTGCATGTTCTTTCCTCTACTGAACTTTGGGGCGTCTGAATATACTCGACGCTGCTGTCTTCTTTAAGAGTTCTTCCACCTGCCATTCTGTTTCCCAAAGCCTCTTCCACTTTGCCTTAACTGAAGGACCCTTGTAACCTCACACTCAGTGTTTGGTATTGGGAAGCAAAGCTttttcaggggtgtgtgtgtgtgtgtggcacacgTGCCATAtgatggcttgaattcagggcctgttgAGCTTTGCCCGCTCAAGGTCAGTGCTATAAAACGAgcttacacctccacttctggctttttggtagttagttggagataagagtttcacacactttcctgcccaggctggctttgaactgtgatcctcagatctcagcctcctgaggagctcatATTAAAGATAtaagccacgggtgcctggctgaAGATGTTTTAAATTAGCATACATAGTTATACAGGGAGGGGTTCGTTATGACATTTCCACCCACGCCTATGATGTATTCCTGTCAGTTTCACCCCTTCTACCACCCTCttacctccttccccttttcctaaAACCATTGCAGCGCATTTCATAGTTGTATTTTCATACCTGTGAAGCATCTGCTTTGACCATGTCCATCTTCTGTCACCCGCTTTGTGAAGTAGCTGTGCCGCCTGGGAGCAAGGTCTTTCACAGACCTCCACACCCCACCCACATAGCCACAGAATAGCTGGTGCCCTCCCAGAGTAGAGAGCAGTGATTCCCTATGGTAGCTTTGCTGAGGGGGTCCCGTGCCCTCTCCCACAGCCTGAGCTGACTGCACTGGCTTGCGGCCCAGGCAGGACCCAGCGGCTGGGCGCGTACAGATTCCCTCACCTAATGGCACAGCCCTACCCAGATACACAGTCACTCCACCTGTGAAGATCAACCCAGCCATTTCACGCCCAGACACCACATCAGCCCCCCCGGGGGACCCATGCCCACACATGGGACCTGTGCAGACGTCCCATGCGCCATGCGGTTATGGCCGCCCCAGAATCGCTGGCTTGACTGGCTGGCCACTCACACCATACTCCCTAAAGGTGTCTGGGGTCACGCTGGGGGCCCTAGCCAGGCAGATCACTTCAAGATTCCACTTGAGATCCCACAGCTCCACCAGTGTCGCCAGGGTAGGTGTGGAAACGTACTTGGCAAGCGACACTATTGCTAGTATTGCGTGGCTCTTTTTTCTCAGAAGTATTGATAGGCGGTGACCTGGACGTCACCTATGCTCTCCGAACTGGCTTCTCTGCCTGCCCCTGCCACCAGCTCCTCTTATTGCCTCTTATTGCCTCACAGGCAATACCTGGCACTAGTGTTTGTgttgtcatttcttcctttggCCTGGCAGACTCTGCTCAGGAACAGTCTGACCCTGACTCCTCCACGGCACCCTGATTTCTTTGCCTTATGATTGTAattactctttttgttgttgttgttgtttggtactggggatggaacccaggacattgcacttgctaggcaagtgctttgccgctgagctacatcccagccctgtaattACTCTTGAGTACTGCCTTTCCCAACCAACAGTGGGCAGGGCCTGTGGTTTCATTAACTTAGCACTCCAGGGCCCCTGCCAGGGCCAGAGAACTGAACCTGGGACATAGTTTGTGAATGAGAGAAGATCAGGACCCTCTTCCTCAGGAAGCGAGGacagccctcccctgccctcctcccaagGAGGAGGCTCAAGGTGGGCTTCCTCTAGAAGGAAGTTAATGCTCCGATTTGGGCCAGCTCAGTTCCCCTACTCCCACCCAaacctcttgtgtgtgtgtgtggtgggggggggggtggaacgaAGAGGAGGAAGCTGTGTACAAGATCATGCAGCCTGGCAATGTTggcttgtggggggaggggtggtctgGAGCTCCTATTTATGATGGCCATAGAGGTTATTGTCTCCCTCAGTCCCTCAGCTGGGAGGGACAGAGACTAGGATGGGAGTCTGGCCTGTACTAGCCGGGTGTTGTTGGAACCTGAAGTCCTAGCCCACGGGTGTTCCTGGATCCCCGCTGGCAAACGTGCCTCTGAGCATGTGAGGTCAGACTTCCCCCTGTAATCGTGGGGTCTCCCTGGAGGACCTCCTACACACCCATCGTGGGGTGCAAGCAGGATCAGTGCCACCTAATCAGCCCGTCTCATCTGGGCACAAACGTCAGGACACTTGTCACCGACTGCCCCTGTGCTTGTAGTAAATAAGGACACTGCAGATGCTTGAAGAGAATGATCTTTGTTTAGGGGTAGCTACAAAGTAGACGAATTCAAATTTAATAAAGGCAGACAATtggaaaataatctttttttttttttttgccagtccgagggtttgacctgggcactgtccctgagcttcttttgctcaaggctggcactctaccatgcgagccacaacaccacttccagcttttctgtgtatgtggtgctgaggaatcgaacccagggcttcatacaagctaggcaagcactgtaccacggagctaccttcccagccctagtctAAATCTTGATCTTCCTACTTATGTCTCCTGAACATCTGGGAagacaggcatgatccactggagCCTGGTCAGAAAAGAATCTTtctaaagcagggctgggggtcTTCTCTAGGAATGAGGGAAGTATGAAACGTCTCCCCACTGTCCACCTTCCCTCTTCTAGATCTTGTCCTCTACTGGCTGTGGAGCAGATTGGGCAGCGGGCCCTGGGGGCCCAGTCCGTGGAACTGCCTGAGCCAGCCATGCAGCCCTTGCCAGCTGGGGCCTTCCCAGAGGAAGTGGCAGAAGAGACCTCCATCAAGCCAGAGAGTGAGCCAAAGGTGCTAGATCCTGAAGAGGATCTGCTGTGCATAGCCAAGACCTTCTCCTACCTCCGGGAATCTGGTGAGTGCCCTGCCTTGGGAAGTTTGATGGGGGGAGGTTGGTTCTTTGTTTGCTtggtagaactcagggcctgtgcccctaagctctttcgctcaaggctagtgctctaccactttgagccacagctcgacttctggctttcGTTGGagggagagtctcacagactttcctgcccagactgactttgaaccacaatccccagatctcagcttcctgagtagctaggatgacagatgattcttttgtttgtgtgtgtgtgtgtgtgtgtgtgtgtgtgtgtgtgtgtgtgtgcgcgcgcgcgctgatCCTtgacctaggtactgtccctgagtgttttgttgttgttgtgttctgttgctcaaggctacgacttgagccacagctccacttctggctttttgctagttaatcaataaaaaaaatctcaagactgccctgaccaggttggcttcagaCTTCAatgctcacatttcagcctcctgaggagctaggattataggcgtgagccattggtgcctggctccttcGGGGTATGACCCTGCCCCAAAGTCTGATGGGAGAGTCTGATGGCCTTCTCCGGGGAAGTATAGAGGGAAAGCTCAGTATCCGCCTGCCCTAGGTTGGTGCCCTCTGCCAGTGTCCATTGTGACCATTCTCTTGCCCCCTCTTTACTTCTCTAGGCTGGTACTGGGGTTCCATTACCGCCAGCGAGGCTCGGCAGCACCTACAGAAGATGCCAGAAGGTACATTCCTCGTTCGAGACAGTACTCACCCCAGCTACCTATTCACGCTGTCGGTCAAAACCACCCGCGGCCCCACTAACGTACGCATTGAGTACACCGACTCGAGCTTCCGCCTGGACTCCAACTGCTTGTCCCGGCCTCGCATCCTGGCCTTCCCAGATGTGGTCAGCCTGGTGCAGCACTACGTGGCTTCCTGTGCAGCCGACACCACCCGAAGCGACACCCTAGACCCGGCTCCCACCCCAGCTCTGCCGACCCCGAAGCAGGAGTTGCCCCTCGGtgacccggccccgcccacccccgcgGCCACCGCTGTCCACCTCAGACTGGTGCAGCCGTTCATGCGCAGGAGCAGTGCCCGCAGCCTCCAGCACCTGTGCCGCCTGGTCATTAACCGTCTGGTGACCAATGTGGACAGCCTGCCGCTGCCCCGGCGCATGACGGACTACCTCCGGCAGTACCCCTTCCAGCTCTGACTCACGGAGCCACACGCTGGACGGGATGGACAAGGACCCCAGCTGGCCTTGGGCCCCTGtccgtccgtccttccttccttccgccaTCCACGTGTCTGCACGCACGTGGCCACTGGCCATTGGCCAGCCAGAGCCAAGCAGGAAGGTTGGAGTAGACGGAGATAGGGGTGCACACAAGTTGGAAGTCAgggcccacccccacccaggtTCCGTGTGGCTCCCTTGGGGTGAGCTTCGTTGGGatcagaggagagggagagagacgaGGCAGGACCTGGTCTCACCTCGCAGGCTGggcccaggcctctctgctcAGCTTGCCCACCCCAGCCACTTGTAGACGATGAAGACTTTCCCAGGCCTGATTTCTTAAGCTGCGGGTGGGGGCAGGCCCCCCTACCTCCAGCCGGCCTCTGTTTCTGGAGGATAGACACCAGAGGAACTGAGGTTCACCTTGACGAGGCTCCTTGGGGGAGCCAGGGGTGGGGACAAGAGAGACAGGCCAAGATGGAAGGGACAGGGACTGCACAGTtatatagtatttatttatttattctcctcGGGGGTTGGTCTCAGGGGGAGCCACCCACCTCTCTGCCTTGAGCCCA
Above is a genomic segment from Perognathus longimembris pacificus isolate PPM17 chromosome 26, ASM2315922v1, whole genome shotgun sequence containing:
- the Cish gene encoding cytokine-inducible SH2-containing protein, whose protein sequence is MVLCVPGSCPLLAVEQIGQRALGAQSVELPEPAMQPLPAGAFPEEVAEETSIKPESEPKVLDPEEDLLCIAKTFSYLRESGWYWGSITASEARQHLQKMPEGTFLVRDSTHPSYLFTLSVKTTRGPTNVRIEYTDSSFRLDSNCLSRPRILAFPDVVSLVQHYVASCAADTTRSDTLDPAPTPALPTPKQELPLGDPAPPTPAATAVHLRLVQPFMRRSSARSLQHLCRLVINRLVTNVDSLPLPRRMTDYLRQYPFQL